In Pyrus communis chromosome 8, drPyrComm1.1, whole genome shotgun sequence, one genomic interval encodes:
- the LOC137743391 gene encoding uncharacterized protein: MMRRQGQGRGQGQGQYGDSGANAYAAGAPMHHMSGQRMEHTSSDFEGRMEAFTPPPETDNPFATSKSDGQWRWERDGSMGSNPLTSHMYNEGQGGDTSRSYFQGQRTDSKHTLEKQSNNDSRSQPLNEEMDLVYEDKPSSQTFEDLEKKFLDDIRNLAKEQSDAENAENARHREKIGAVNAQYQEQLASLRSRHAKLRDELLERESNARRHQYQQSVMDRYPNSSMVPSDHRGYSGPAASAPVGEARRGYNTDQYDSYNERARFLGGSRDHGFESRGPYPGGRVYDTGSRYY, encoded by the exons ATGATGAGAAGGCAGGGGCAGGGACGGGGACAGGGACAGGGACAGTATGGTGATTCGGGTGCGAATGCGTATGCGGCCGGTGCTCCGATGCATCATATGTCCGGTCAAAGGATGGAGCACACGTCTAGTGATTTCGAAGGAAGGATGGAAGCTTTCACTCCACCTCCAGAGACGGACAATCCATTTGCAACTTCCAAATCAGACGGCCAATGGAGATGGGAAAGAGATGGATCAATGGGGTCAAATCCACTCACATCTCATATGTACAATGAAG GTCAAGGAGGTGATACATCAAGATCCTATTTCCAAGGTCAAAGGACTGATTCAAAACATACTTTGGAGAAACAGAGCAACAACGATTCCCGATCTCAACCTCTTAATGAGGAGATGGACCTTGTATATGAGGACAAGCCTTCGTCGCAGACTTTTGAAGATCTTGAGAAGAAGTTCCTTGATGACATTAGAAATCTAGCCAAGGAACAAAGTGATGCGGAGAATGCAGAAAATGCTAGGCATAGAGAG AAAATTGGCGCTGTCAATGCTCAATACCAAGAACAGCTAGCATCACTTCGGTCACGGCATGCTAAACTCAGAGATGAATTACTTGAGAGGGAATCAAATGCCCGACGGCATCAATACCAGCAATCCGTGATGGATCGTTACCCGAACAGCAGCATGGTCCCCTCTGATCATCGTGGGTACAGTGGACCTGCAGCCTCGGCTCCTGTTGGCGAAGCACGCCGAGGCTATAATACTGATCAATATGATTCATACAATGAGCGAGCTCGATTTCTTGGAGGTTCTCGGGATCATGGGTTTGAGTCTAGAGGTCCATATCCCGGAGGCCGAGTCTATGATACCGGGTCACGGTACTACTGA